A part of Candidatus Zixiibacteriota bacterium genomic DNA contains:
- a CDS encoding transposase, translated as MTKLRHIDDGGTARFVTFSCYRHLPCLSTPRIRDIAVEELRRVAQKYDIRILGFVIMPDHVHLVLWPPDGTQLGRVIGEMKSLSARRVFSEQTSIQSGKKRVLWQRRCYDHNCRTPEVVKEKIKYCHGNPMRAGLVSSLADWRWSSYNCYEGNKDVLLDIDIVEFRGR; from the coding sequence ATGACTAAGCTGCGTCACATAGATGATGGCGGTACAGCCCGCTTTGTGACTTTCAGTTGCTATCGCCATCTTCCCTGCCTTTCCACTCCGCGCATACGGGATATTGCGGTGGAAGAACTTCGCCGCGTCGCACAGAAATACGATATCCGTATTCTGGGCTTTGTTATCATGCCTGATCATGTGCATCTCGTTCTGTGGCCACCGGACGGTACACAACTTGGGCGAGTAATCGGAGAAATGAAATCGTTGTCGGCGAGGAGAGTTTTTTCGGAGCAAACGTCGATTCAGTCAGGGAAGAAACGGGTACTGTGGCAGCGCCGTTGTTATGATCACAATTGTCGGACGCCGGAAGTAGTTAAGGAGAAAATCAAGTACTGTCATGGCAATCCAATGAGAGCAGGTCTGGTATCATCTCTGGCAGATTGGCGTTGGTCCAGTTATAACTGCTACGAGGGCAACAAAGATGTACTTCTGGATATAGACATAGTAGAGTTTAGGGGAAGGTGA
- a CDS encoding class I SAM-dependent methyltransferase, translating to MTKINKDIVKAGYNTISNEYLAARTKNSRDVQLLEELVQRLPRGARILDAGCGAGVPITRLLSQHFEVVGVDFSEAQIKLAQQLVPEAQFVCEDMTELSFQDATFDAICSYYAIIHVPRQEHKTIFRQFFRLLKPSGLALLCLGADDLDDDIVEDYMGVKMYWSHYDVETNLAMLADCGFEPIWSRVVEDASCPGSGHLFVLLQKKRA from the coding sequence ATGACGAAAATCAATAAAGACATTGTCAAAGCCGGGTACAACACTATCTCCAATGAGTATCTTGCGGCTCGTACCAAGAACTCCAGAGATGTACAACTACTTGAGGAGCTGGTCCAGCGACTGCCACGAGGTGCACGTATTCTCGATGCTGGTTGCGGTGCCGGCGTACCCATTACCCGGTTGCTGAGTCAGCACTTTGAAGTAGTGGGTGTTGACTTCTCCGAAGCACAAATCAAATTGGCGCAGCAACTCGTGCCCGAAGCCCAATTCGTCTGCGAAGATATGACTGAACTTAGTTTTCAGGATGCTACCTTCGACGCGATCTGTTCTTACTATGCGATCATCCATGTGCCCCGGCAAGAACACAAGACTATCTTTAGGCAGTTCTTTCGTCTCCTTAAGCCATCCGGGCTGGCTCTTCTGTGTTTGGGAGCGGATGATCTGGATGATGACATTGTCGAGGACTATATGGGCGTGAAGATGTATTGGAGTCATTACGATGTCGAGACCAATTTGGCTATGTTGGCAGACTGTGGATTCGAGCCAATCTGGTCACGAGTAGTGGAGGATGCCTCATGTCCCGGGTCCGGCCATTTATTCGTTCTGTTACAGAAGAAACGGGCCTAG